One Ricinus communis isolate WT05 ecotype wild-type chromosome 1, ASM1957865v1, whole genome shotgun sequence DNA window includes the following coding sequences:
- the LOC8261857 gene encoding FT-interacting protein 3, with the protein MNNLRLGVEVVGAHDLMPKDGQGSASAFVEIHFDHQKFRTTTKEKDLNPVWNESFYFNISDPNNLSNLTLEAYVYNHGKENTTKSCLGKVRLTGTSFVPYSDAVVLHYPLEKRGLFSRVKGELGLKVFVTDNPSIRSSNPLPAMNSSLFSDSHSTQGQQPEQQIPSSVPKVFSNDKTESRHTFHHLPNTSQPQSQPQPQPQPQMQQHVPVAAAMQTMSYGAQEMRSEPQAPRAVRMFSDSSSQPADYALKETSPFLGGGQIVGGRVIRRDRIASTYDLVEQMKYLFVRVVKARELPSKDVTGSLDPYVEVRVGNYKGITKHFEKKQNPEWNEVFAFARDRMQSSVLEVVVKDKDLVKDDFVGIVRFDMNEIPTRVPPDSPLAPEWYRLEDKKGNKDKGELMLAVWYGTQADEAFPDAWHSDAVTPTDSSSAISAHIRSKVYHSPRLWYVRVNVIEAQDLIVPDKNRFPDTYVKVQIGNQILKTKMVQTRTMNPIWNEDLMFVAAEPFEDHLVLSVEDRVGPNKDESIGKVVIPLNSVEKRADDRIIRSRWFNLEKSISAAMDEHQAKKDKFSSRLHLRVVLDGGYHVLDESTHYSSDLRPTAKQLWKPSIGVLELGILNADGLHPMKTRDGKGTSDTYCVAKYGHKWVRTRTIINSLSPKYNEQYTWEVYDPATVLTIGVFDNSHIGGSNGNRDIKIGKVRIRISTLETGRVYTHSYPLLVLHSSGVKKMGELHMAIRFSYTSMANMMFLYTRPLLPKMHYTRPLTVMQQDLLRHQAVNIVAARLSRAEPPLRKEVVEYMSDADSHLWSMRRSKANFFRLMSVFSGLFSVGKWFGDVCMWKNPITTVLVHLLFVMLVCFPELILPTVFLYMFLIGLWNYRFRPRYPPHMNTRISCADAVHPDELDEEFDTFPTTRSPEIVRMRYDRLRSVAGRIQTVVGDVATQGERVQSLLSWRDPRATTIFLTFCFVAAVVLYATPFQVLALVAGFYSMRHPRFRHRTPSIPINFFRRLPARTDSML; encoded by the coding sequence ATGAATAATCTAAGGTTAGGAGTGGAGGTTGTGGGTGCCCACGACCTTATGCCCAAAGATGGACAGGGTTCAGCCAGTGCTTTTGTGGAGATCCATTTCGATCATCAGAAGTTTCGAACTACTACTAAAGAGAAAGATCTAAATCCTGTTTGGAATGAGAGCTTCTACTTCAACATCTCTGATCCAAACAACCTATCCAACCTCACTCTTGAAGCCTATGTGTATAACCATGGTAAAGAAAACACCACCAAATCTTGCCTTGGTAAGGTTCGCCTCACTGGGACCTCATTCGTCCCATACTCTGATGCTGTTGTTTTGCATTACCCTCTGGAAAAACGAGGCCTTTTTTCTCGTGTCAAAGGAGAACTTGGTTTGAAAGTATTTGTTACTGATAACCCTTCGATAAGATCCTCAAACCCACTTCCCGCAATGAATTCCTCTCTGTTTTCAGATTCACATTCAACCCAAGGCCAGCAACCAGAACAACAGATCCCAAGCTCAGTCCCAAAAGTGTTCTCCAATGACAAGACTGAATCAAGGCACACATTTCATCACCTTCCAAATACCAGCCAGCCACAGTCACAGCCACAGCCACAGCCACAGCCACAGATGCAGCAACATGTCCCCGTTGCAGCAGCCATGCAAACAATGAGTTATGGAGCTCAAGAGATGAGATCTGAACCTCAGGCTCCAAGAGCTGTTCGCATGTTCTCCGATTCTTCATCACAACCTGCTGATTATGCACTCAAAGAGACTAGTCCCTTCCTTGGAGGGGGGCAAATAGTTGGAGGGCGAGTCATACGTAGGGACAGGATTGCTAGCACTTATGATCTTGTTGAACAGATGAAGTACCTTTTTGTACGAGTTGTAAAGGCTCGTGAACTTCCCAGCAAGGATGTTACAGGAAGCCTCGACCCATATGTTGAAGTAAGAGTTGGCAACTATAAAGGAATTACAAAGCACTTTGAGAAGAAGCAGAACCCTGAGTGGAATGAAGTGTTTGCCTTTGCAAGGGACAGGATGCAGTCATCAGTGCTAGAAGTTGTGGTCAAGGATAAGGATCTGGTGAAGGATGACTTTGTTGGAATTGTAAGATTTGACATGAATGAGATTCCAACACGGGTTCCACCTGATAGTCCATTGGCACCAGAGTGGTATCGGCTTGAAGACAAGAAGGGGAATAAGGATAAAGGGGAACTGATGCTTGCTGTTTGGTATGGTACTCAAGCTGATGAGGCATTCCCTGATGCTTGGCACTCTGATGCTGTTACTCCTACTGATAGTTCCTCCGCTATCTCTGCACACATACGCTCAAAGGTTTACCATTCTCCAAGATTATGGTATGTCCGTGTTAATGTGATTGAGGCGCAAGACCTGATTGTTCCTGACAAGAATCGGTTCCCTGATACTTATGTTAAGGTACAGATTGGCAATCAGATCTTAAAGACAAAGATGGTCCAAACACGGACTATGAACCCAATTTGGAATGAGGATTTAATGTTTGTTGCTGCTGAGCCATTTGAAGATCATCTGGTCCTTTCAGTTGAAGATCGGGTTGGCCCCAATAAAGATGAGAGCATCGGCAAGGTTGTTATACCACTGAACTCTGTTGAGAAGCGTGCTGATGATCGAATTATTCGTAGTCGGTGGTTCAACCTCGAAAAGTCCATTTCAGCTGCCATGGATGAGCACCAGGCTAAGAAAGATAAGTTCTCCAGTCGACTCCATCTTCGTGTTGTACTTGATGGAGGGTACCATGTGCTCGATGAGTCAACTCACTACAGTAGTGATCTTAGACCAACTGCAAAGCAGCTGTGGAAGCCATCAATAGGTGTTTTGGAGCTAGGAATTCTGAATGCTGATGGACTCCATCCGATGAAAACAAGGGATGGAAAGGGTACTTCAGATACATATTGTGTAGCAAAGTATGGTCACAAATGGGTTCGCACTCGAACCATAATCAACAGCCTTAGCCCAAAATACAATGAACAGTACACTTGGGAGGTGTATGATCCTGCAACAGTTCTTACCATTGGAGTTTTTGATAACAGTCATATTGGTGGTTCAAATGGTAACAGGGATATAAAAATTGGTAAGGTTCGGATTCGAATCTCTACTCTTGAAACTGGCCGTGTTTATACACACTCATACCCGTTGCTAGTGCTTCATTCTTCTGGTGTCAAGAAGATGGGTGAATTACATATGGCTATAAGGTTTTCATACACATCAATGGCGAACATGATGTTTCTGTACACACGGCCTCTTTTGCCAAAGATGCATTATACAAGGCCATTGACTGTGATGCAGCAGGACTTGCTGCGTCACCAAGCTGTCAACATAGTGGCGGCTAGGCTTAGTCGAGCAGAACCTCCTCTCAGGAAAGAAGTTGTTGAATACATGTCTGATGCGGACTCTCATCTTTGGAGCATGAGGCGCAGCAAGGCAAATTTCTTCAGGCTGATGTCAGTATTCTCTGGATTATTTTCTGTTGGAAAATGGTTTGGTGACGTCTGCATGTGGAAAAATCCCATCACTACTGTGCTAGTACACCTCCTCTTCGTGATGCTTGTGTGCTTTCCAGAACTGATTCTGCCAACTGTGTTTCTATACATGTTTCTAATAGGGCTTTGGAATTATCGTTTCCGACCAAGATACCCTCCACACATGAATACAAGAATTTCTTGTGCAGATGCTGTTCACCCTGACGAGCTCGATGAGGAGTTTGATACATTTCCAACAACACGGAGCCCAGAGATAGTCCGTATGAGATATGATAGGCTAAGGAGTGTGGCTGGCAGGATCCAGACTGTGGTGGGTGATGTTGCTACCCAAGGAGAGAGGGTTCAGTCACTATTAAGTTGGCGGGATCCTCGTGCCACAACTATATTTTTGACATTCTGTTTTGTGGCTGCTGTTGTATTGTATGCGACACCATTTCAAGTGCTTGCTCTTGTGGCTGGATTCTACTCTATGAGGCATCCCAGGTTCAGGCATAGGACACCATCAATACCAATCAATTTCTTCCGTCGTCTCCCAGCCAGGACAGATAGTATGTTATAA
- the LOC8261856 gene encoding actin-depolymerizing factor translates to MANSASGMAVNDECKLKFQELKKRNHRFIVFKIDEKIQQVSVEKLGGPHETYDDFANSLPPNECRYAVYDFDFTTNENCQKSKIFFIAWSPDTSRVRSKMVYASSKDTFKRELDGIQLELQATDPSYYFSFYIPPLSTL, encoded by the exons ATG GCGAATTCGGCATCTGGAATGGCAGTGAATGACGAGTGCAAGCTGAAGTTCCAAGAACTGAAaaagaggaaccatcggttCATTGTGTTCAAGATCGATGAAAAGATTCAACAGGTGTCGGTAGAAAAGCTAGGAGGCCCCCACGAAACTTACGACGATTTCGCTAACTCCTTGCCTCCAAATGAGTGTCGTTATGCTGtttatgattttgattttaCGACTAATGAGAATTGCCAGAAGAGCAAGATTTTCTTCATTGCTTG GTCTCCTGACACATCCAGGGTGAGGAGTAAGATGGTTTACGCAAGCTCTAAGGACACATTCAAGAGGGAATTGGACGGGATTCAACTTGAGTTGCAAGCAACTGATCCAA GttattatttctctttctatattcCTCCTCTTTCAACTCTTTAA